From Zea mays cultivar B73 chromosome 3, Zm-B73-REFERENCE-NAM-5.0, whole genome shotgun sequence:
ccgCCGCACTCCTCGTCCGTCGTGACCCCGCCGTTTCCCCGCCGTGCCCTCGCCTGCCAGGCGCCTCTACCGCGACCCGACGCCTCGCCCGCGACCCGTCGTCTCGCCcgcgccccgtcgcctcgcccgTGCCGAAACCTCTAAGGTGATTACTTGATTTATGTTATAcgtgtatgatttatatgaaatgattagttTTAATATTAAGTTAGTTATATACGTGcatgattaggttaatatgtagtattgtggattgccggccatcgtgtcgttgaattatgcatggatgtcagccatcgtgctgatagttttatttgcaggattttgaaacctccccgtgcaggggaggtgctgccgaaattttctgttgctaggcttctgttagaggatggaggaccgtgagtggatgtacacgggccgtagagaaaggaacgatgtcaccactgaatggattagaaagaccgatgatttcgtggaacgggcatatggcgaagctgctaaaggggcgaagctagtcccatgcccgtgcgacAAATGTGACattcggaaaagaaaaccaaagaaggtcatggtagaacatatttggaagaatggatttacgccgggctatactcggtggatatttcatggtgaagcgcatcgtacgagagaggaggtgttgagacaacgtgtcgaggattatgacgcggatgcgggggtagcagatatgttgaacgactatcaggaggcacaatacacgggaggatgtatggatgacgagccagagccgactgcaaaggcgttctacgacatgttcgacgcggcacagaaaccccttcacggccagacaaaggtttctcaactggatgccattgggcgtgtaatggcattcaagtcgcagtacagcatgagtagagacgcattcgatggcttattgacggttattgggagtctgcttccggatgatcacgttatgccaaagagcatgtacgaggcacaaaaactacttcgtgcactcaagatgacgtatgagcagattcatgcttgtccgaagggctgcgtgctatttaggaaagaatacgcagaggcaaagtactgtcccaagtgtaattcgtctaggtttatggaggtagactctggtgatggacagaagaggcagctcgacatccccttgacaatcctacgacaccttccgttcataccgaggatccagcgtctttacatgacagaggaatccgcgaaacagatgacatggcacaaaaatggaaaacgatacaatcctgacaagatggtgcacgcatcagatggtgaagcatggaaacactttgatgacattcaccgtgagaaagccgaagaggctcgtaatgtacgtgttgtgttggccacagatgggttcaatccctatggaatgagcgctgccccgtacacatgttggcccgtgtttgttatcccaatcaatctcccccctggtgtgtgctttcaaaggcagaatatattcgtgtcgttgataattccaggACACCCGGGCAacaaaatggttgttgatgaggaggatgatgaggtgcaaaatgataatgacttagtaatccttgaaggcaatgatgaggttgcgtcttccgatggtgttgagattgaaatgcttgatagtgatgatgagagttttgatccggctaaccccgacacatatgaagattatttttaatcgatgtaatgctatatgactttttatttcgcacctgtttttaaatacatctttttatatgtgcttatttgtttactcttaattgcaggttgttggacaaatatggtgggcggtttcctgaggaggaggagggggaggaggagtaggacggcggacgatgcagagcaggcagcgcagcagcacgaggcagagcaggcagcgcagcagcaggcggcgcctcaggacgacgacgaccagcagcaggacgacgacgaccagcagcaggacgcctcaggttcaggcggctctagttcgaggagcatctacctgcgaggccccgcgagtctcccgccgcgtcccatacttcgggacagacgaccgttgattcggccggaaggggagaggtatgtaactttatgttcttcattcttgttcatattatgtgttcaaaatcataatataaactaatactttttatttatcacttggacaagtcttggacggttttggattatgctgggggtcatcgtcgccccccccccccaacaacatcctcggcctgctgtgcagggaacacttccctggacttgtggagtacgccagagtgacgggcccagccttcaccttcgaccactacgccgtcgcccccgatgcagtagaccgggacggcagggaattcaataacaaggcggagcgggtgaagcaagagctgtgggtaagtcttagtataatataaaatatgtcgcattcgttgcaaattcttgaaataatgtatggatacatcgtttttgtatgtaggatttcttcagatgcgatgctggatacgaggctagagcggatgtggtggccaccacgtgctgtaagaagctcgtcgtggacatgcactatgaggcccgcatccaggccatcatcacctaccacggctccgtccttggggagaaggtgaccaaacctcaagcccgaaccatgtcgttgaccagggagcagtacctgcaggtaaactcatgcatgtttggtaccagtactccatgcatgaattttattttatcttctgatatgcactttatgtgtttactttgcaggtgattccacattggtgcgccgcacatcctctctgctgggagcagatggtggataggtggtgttcggctgagtgggacgaggcgcacacagctagccgggaacggcgtttgcagatgcaaggcccctcgcaccaccaaggcagccggagcctgggccaatatgccgaagcatgggtacgccaccttttttatttagatatatagcactaagttagatatcatttctaactatctcgttggttttcgttgcagtcggcgtcacatggtggcaggccttgttccaccttctcggcctatgctatggcccataagggtaaggcgacgtccgacgtcacctacaacccggatgacgggcccgaggcctacaccaaccccgccgtctacagccgcctccatgactacaccgccatggcgcaggaggtccatggcccagactatgatccgagcaccgagcctatcgaccccgatgtgctcatgagggtcggaggaggcaagagacatgggcggtactggattgccgacggggcaatcgactcgtcctccactcccactctgtctcaggtgagagcaaggagcacgggctcgagcccagccattcgacctcggcacgacagctcacatcatcgcatacagcaactcgaggttagtgcttctataactcgtccttcctttagttatatatctagtctttgagttactataacgttggcttgtaatattacagacccaactagaagagatggaggcgaggataatggcggagcgggcggcggctgatcagaggatggcggagatgttctagtacatgcagagccttggcgccgcacagggcatcgctccgccacctccattgttccccccagttgaccctactctcttccacactcctgtgagtatcaaaattgtagttagatgtttgtaatgcatctggtataacacatgctatctcttctctgtgcagggccaatctggggcggcatccaacaaccctccggaagggttcagcccaacgcaaccccgaccaaaccgcccacctccatgagtcattgttttagacttcagaacttatgtataatatttatgtttctgtttgatacttatgtgagagcttgcgacgtttgagacttatgtttgtgtttaatacttgtgttgaacacttatgtttgtgatggatatttatgtttgtggtcacggttttatgtttgtgttggctatttatgtctgtgatgatatctgtgatgtatatatgtgatatatatgtgatatcttctgtttgtgtggatggaaaacaaaaaacaaataaaaaaggtacatactggtcactttgccgagtgttacactcggcaaagaggctctttgccgagtgtctgggtcataacactcggcaaagagcacagacctgggcaccggcttaggttttttgccgagtgttatgtcgctggcactcggcaaagaggttgtctttgccgagtgccacttgagacactcggcaaagagcctgacattgggaccctccctggcgggctctttgccgagtgtcccaaatggcactcggcaaagaaggcggctttgccgagtgctgccaggaggacactcggcaaagatatcttcgttgccgagtgtcaccgttgacactcggcaaagccgccgtctccgtcaaccggcgccgtaacggtcgcttttctttgccgagtgctccctgacactcggcaaaaatctttgccgagtgcccgagaaaaagtactcggcaaagaagtctttgccgatgcactgtttgttgagtcttctttgccgagtgttacactcggcaaagcctttgccgagtgtttttaaggcttcgccgagtgcttccggcactcggcgaagctattgattccggtagtgaaatCAAACTCGATGATAAACTTGGGACAACAATCTAGACAAGTTTAGACCGATGAATAGTGTAATACCCGTTTATTACGTTGGATTGTTACAAAAGAGCAGGCGTCTGATTCTAGTCATAGTCGGCTATAATAAAAAAAGTCTTAACCCTATTTTAAAAACCATCTTTATATAGCCAACTAGGCCAGTTTATTTTCATCCGTGCCTTCTAGCAGTCCATGAGCTAAGCCTTCTTCGTATCGGGCAGTCAATCCTATAAAAAGTATTAGGATCTCCATCATCTAGACTTATGTTTGCTAGACTGGTTAGTTGTGTTTGTGTTGGGTGACTCGAGAAGGTGACATTATATTGGACACTTACGATTTCGAGCGAATAGGACAAGGTTTGCTACTGGGCTCACAGATGAGGATGAGGTTAAAGAAAGGCTATCGGATGTTATCTTTACAGGGGAGCGAGCATAGTATCAATTTTGCTAATCAACTCTAAAGTAAAAATTCATTTATGTACTAGTGAAGTGGGCTCTACATGTCATTGATATTTTTTAGCGACATCAGATGAGTAGAGATGGTAATGGGGCCCGATCCCCAATTCTCCACGAGGAATTTCTCTATTAGAGGATGAGGATGGAGAAGTTTCTTCCCCTTATGGATGTAAACGGGAAAAAATCTTTCCGGTAAACATGGATGTGGACAGGGAAGTATTCCCTATCCCCGTTACCCGTGGGGATCCGTTAAAACTGCACGTGATGATGTTTTCGTGTACTGGTTAaccataaaaataaataattatcttgtTAAGAGAACAATCATTATACAAATGTATTCATTTTGATGTACACATATAACAATAATTATGAGTGAAAATGTTTTGCATTAATAACAAAGGGTGTATgtcctaattataatttaaacggGGACGAGGATCCCTGTTGGGGATTTATGCCCGCGGAAAACATGGATGAGGAGGGGATACTCGAcaggtataggtgtacatttgggccgggcctgatgggccgatccgaagcacgaaaaaaaacacggcccaggcacggcacgacccgaaatattttagtgccgggccgggtttgggccgaggtcgcggcccatgggcgggcacgagcacgatcCGTTTAAGGTAtgcacgaaatggcccatatagaggcacgaaaaggcccatatatttattaaaatcacacttcattccacactttcatgtacttgataaagaatataaagctagagataatattagttagatgttttttgtagatTTGGATTAAAGTACGTGATGTAATTTTATttctgttatgaacattagataatgaactgAACTTAGGAACTTTATATAGAGcagattatactctttttctttctaacaaaatgatttgtaaacgaggtagtcattgcatagatctggtaacttaatacaaatattaagtttgtttTTGGTCAAATTTGTTTGTCTTAttctttatttgttttattaaatttgtttttgaatttcgggccaaaaactgaatttcgggctAAAACTGAATTTCTggctctaatgtgaatttcgggcttttataatttcgggcagCCCGAAATGAACccgacacgtttaagcaattacgtgccgggccggcacggcccgaaattcaaacgggccggaccgacccgaaattcaaacaatatggccttttcgggcttgggtcaggccgagccgggcggccagAATGTACACCTATATCGACGGGTATATTCTACGACGGGAATTCCGTTGTCATCCTACAGATGAGTAGTAATTGCACTAGCTGTGATCTTCTATATACTGATAgtgtaagggggtgtttggttagagggactaaagattagtctctagtttttagtccaATTTAGTCACTTTTTTGCCAAACAttaggactaaaatatggactaaaatgatttagtctttagtccttcacatatgtGCTAAAAGGGCCTAACCATATTAATTCTACATTTACCCCTTATTTAGTTCAATTGTACTCATAGCAGGAGAATGTTAAATGTCATTTTAGTTttcttatgagtcatttagtatattcttactatttttagcccCTAAAACCAAACATGttagagactaaactttagtcccctaactaaactttagtccctagactaaagaaaccaaataTGGCCTAACTATGTAGGAGATGCAGGATACGGGATGGTCAAGATAATTTAAGTTGTGATAATAAGACTGCCATAAAACTTGCTAATAACTTAATTTAACACTTCTCGTACTAAACACACTAAACACATTTATATCCATCGTACCATTACTTAGGGATTATGTAACTAAAGAAAATATTTTATTAGAAAGAGTGAAGATAGATGATCAATTATTAGTAACTAACCTAATAAACAACTAATAGGTCTCGAAGAATTTGTTTGGCTACGCTCGCACATCGATCTGAATTGACGTGTGTTAGATTTATCAACATTTTTTTTCTAAAATACATAGAAAAAAAATGGTAGATGGCTGTTATTTTAGAAAACAATACGAAATGGCTAGCCGGGGCGTGGGATTACTGCAGGGCCGGAGCTGACATTTTAGAGGTAATATAGGCCGGACAGACTTAAATACTGGTGCCTCTTCTATATAAATATAATTTTATTTTACTTATTTGATATACACACTTTTATATCAGTAGAAATTAACGTGGTATTAAAAATATATCGAAATATTCGTATAATATCTTAAAACTTTTTCGTGATGCGAAGTCGATATCAACCTTAGCAAACAATTATTTTTTCACACATAAAGTTGTCAGACCAATCGGTCAATCTTAAGACATTGTATACCTTGAATAGTTCTTCaataattttaattttaaaaAGTTTTATTCATCTGATGCCACCGTGTCACAAACATACATGGTAAATAAGATCCGATAAACAATAAAAAAATATTAAAAATAAGAATCTATTTTTTCTTGAAGGGAAAGAATCCATCTTTTTGATATTACTAAAAATATAAATAGAATACATTGATGTTTCTCACAAACTTAACTTCAGTATATTATTATTTTTTCAGATTTTTTAACGGGTCAAAATTTAGATACCTATATAAAAAGACATGCGGAAGGTCCATCGGATTCGTGGCCTAGGGCGGCCGCCCTCATGGTCCTCTATGTAAATTCACTCCTGGATTACTGTAAATTACTAGGCCAGAGCTATATATTTTAAGAGAAGTCAGAGCCAAGGTGGATGATGCAGGACCCTACCAAACCAACCAAAGAGGCCTAATATATATGACAAAAAAGCAAATGACAGCAACGGGCGGAGCATCTGCCTTGCTCGCATCGTCCGATACCTCTTCCCATCCTGCCAGAAGCTGCTGACGTTTCGAGCTCGCCGCCTGCAAGTATACATAGATTTACATTGGATCGACGCCATCGCCACTACGAACTACGACTCGATCGCAAGCTTCCCCAGTAGCCATGGAGGCCACGGCACCAGCAAACCTTTTCTACGCTGCTTTCCTTTTTCTGTCGGTACTGTATCTCGCCGTCACCCGGCGCCGCACCAGCCGCCTGCCGCCTGGACCGACGGGCCTACCGCTTGTGGGCAGCCTCCCTTTCCTCGACCGGAACCTACACGCCTGCTTCGCTGGCCTCGCCGCGAAGTACGGTCCTGTCTTCGCCATCCGTCTGGGCTCCAAGGTGGAAATCGTTGTCACCTCCCCGGAGCTGGCCCACGAGGTCCTCCGTGACAAGGACCCTGTCTTCTCCAACCGCGTCATCCCCGACGCCGGCCGCGCGGTGGCGTTCGACGGCGTGGAGAACATCGTGGGCGTCCCGGTCGGACCCAAGTGGCGCCTGCTCCGGCGCCTCTGCGCGCAGGAGATGCTGAGCCCCGCAGGCCTCGACAGCCTGTACGGCCTTCGCCGGCGCGAGTTCAGGTCTACCCTGCGCTACCTCTACTCCCAGTCCCAGGCCGGCGAGCCGGTGGACCTCGGCGCCCTGATGTTCGTCAACATGATGAACGTGGTCACCAGCACCCTCTGGGGTGGCACCATCGGGAGCGAGAGCGAGCGAGCTGCCATAGGGAAGGAGTTCAGGGCACTCGTCGCCAAGTTGACCGAGCTCCTCGGCACGCCCAACCTATCCGACTTCTTTCCGGTGCTAGCGCCGTTCGACCTGCAGGGCGTCCGGAAGAAGATGGAGCGGATCAGGGTGCGCTTCGACCAGATATTCGACAAGATCATCCAGCAGAGGGTGAACGCCCAGCAGGACGGCAGCAAGATGGCCACTGACTTCCTCGAGTGCATGCTCAAGATGGAGAGGGAAGGCGGGGACGGCAAGGCCACCTTCACTATGACTGACGTCAAGTCTCTGCTCCTGGTACAAATAATCTTTTTGCATCCATGTTTCCCCAACCTCCTGCTACTGTAAGAACGTTTCCATATATATGATGATATATACATGAATAGGACATGGTGGTCGCCGGGACGGAGACCATGTCAAATACCGTGGAATGGGCCATCGCAGAGATGCTGCAGAAACCTGAGGTTCTTCGGAAGGTGCAAGAAGAGCTCGACAAGGTGGTGTCCAGGGACGCCATCGTGGAGGAGTCCCAGCTTCCTGAGCTCCGCTACCTCCGGATGGTGATCAAGGAAACGCTCCGGCTGCACCCAGCACTGCCCCTCATGGTGCCGCACTCCCCGAGCGAAGAGTCCACGATCGGCGGGTTCCACGTCCCGGCCGGCTGCCGCGTCTTCGTCAACGTCTGGGCCATCCACAGGAACCCCCTGGTGTGGAGCGAGCCTCTCGAGTTCAACCCCGAGAGGTTCAGCGGGGACGACGACGGCCGCAGGTGGGATTTCACGGGCAGACAGTTCGACTACCTCCCCTTCGGGTCCGGGAGGAGGATCTGCGCCGGCATCGCCATGGCCGACAAGATGACTACGTACTCGCTGGCCATGCTGCTGCAGGCGTTCGACTGGAAGCTGCCGCAGGGTACCGAGCTGGACCTATCCGAGAAGTTCGGAGTCGTGATGAAGAAGGCTACGCCACTGATGGTCATACCCAAGTCAAGGTTCCCTAAGCCCGATCTGTATTGTTCCTGAGCAAGACCTCAGATATCATCGTGTCGATCTTTCCCACAAACGCTGTCAAATAATCCTGATATATACCCAGAACCGTTCTATATTGTACTCCTTCCGTAATTTGCTTGGGTGAGTACAGTAAACGTGTGGTACAGTACAACAGATGAACAGAACAGGTGTAAATCAATATATATAGTAATATTTTCTCATGATCTTAATTATCTAAAAGATGCTAGTTTCTGGGATCTTAACTGTGTCCTACTTAGACTAATCCCGTGGTGGTTCTTGGCGCGGTGGAGCGTCTTGTCGAGGAGCTGAGGGAGGTCGAGGTCGCCGAAAGATAGTTTCGTCTTGCCCTGATAAAGGCAAGGTTTCCTCCGGCGCCTGGAAAAAAAATTGGTGCAGGTCCGCTGCAA
This genomic window contains:
- the LOC103649704 gene encoding flavonoid 3',5'-hydroxylase CYP75B138, which gives rise to MEATAPANLFYAAFLFLSVLYLAVTRRRTSRLPPGPTGLPLVGSLPFLDRNLHACFAGLAAKYGPVFAIRLGSKVEIVVTSPELAHEVLRDKDPVFSNRVIPDAGRAVAFDGVENIVGVPVGPKWRLLRRLCAQEMLSPAGLDSLYGLRRREFRSTLRYLYSQSQAGEPVDLGALMFVNMMNVVTSTLWGGTIGSESERAAIGKEFRALVAKLTELLGTPNLSDFFPVLAPFDLQGVRKKMERIRVRFDQIFDKIIQQRVNAQQDGSKMATDFLECMLKMEREGGDGKATFTMTDVKSLLLDMVVAGTETMSNTVEWAIAEMLQKPEVLRKVQEELDKVVSRDAIVEESQLPELRYLRMVIKETLRLHPALPLMVPHSPSEESTIGGFHVPAGCRVFVNVWAIHRNPLVWSEPLEFNPERFSGDDDGRRWDFTGRQFDYLPFGSGRRICAGIAMADKMTTYSLAMLLQAFDWKLPQGTELDLSEKFGVVMKKATPLMVIPKSRFPKPDLYCS